The proteins below come from a single Serratia fonticola genomic window:
- a CDS encoding MFS transporter, with protein MNTSTTETPIVDLSVKDHAVDPPKTGRLAAASSIGTALEWYDFTVYNIMAALIFNHVFFPSFDPLVGTILAFSTYAVGYVSRPIGGIVFGHLGDVLGRRFVLVATLVIMGVTTTLMGLLPGYASWGIWSPLLLVALRFIQGIALGGEWAGAVLLSMEHGKPHQRGRNASFAQVGPSCGSLIGTGLIALVTMAMSADDFQQWGWRIPFLLSLVLVIFGLWLRRGVGETPAFLKLEASKDVTHSPIREVFTQHPRSLLIAGGSRIGSDVLYALVVVFTLTYVTTVLNLPRPLALTATMLGAIGNAITVPMFGALSDRLGRRPVYIGGALAGIVWAFAFFVLLDSSQPVLICTAVVIGLLIHAAMFGPQAAFITEQFPTKVRYAGSSLAYTLAGIVGGGFAPLIIASLFTSFDSTLAISAYVVLALLITLWALLAARETAHKPL; from the coding sequence ATGAATACGTCCACCACTGAAACGCCGATTGTGGACTTATCGGTGAAAGATCACGCCGTCGATCCTCCTAAAACCGGCAGGCTGGCGGCAGCCAGTTCGATAGGCACCGCGCTGGAGTGGTATGACTTCACCGTTTACAACATCATGGCTGCCTTGATTTTCAACCATGTTTTCTTCCCGTCATTCGATCCGCTGGTCGGCACCATTCTGGCGTTTTCTACTTATGCGGTCGGCTATGTTTCACGGCCCATCGGCGGCATCGTGTTCGGGCATCTTGGTGACGTACTGGGACGGCGTTTTGTGTTGGTTGCCACGCTGGTGATCATGGGCGTGACCACCACGCTGATGGGGTTACTGCCCGGCTATGCAAGTTGGGGGATTTGGAGTCCGTTGTTGCTGGTGGCACTACGTTTCATCCAGGGCATTGCGCTGGGTGGGGAGTGGGCTGGAGCCGTGCTGCTTTCGATGGAACACGGTAAGCCACATCAGCGTGGGCGTAACGCCTCATTTGCGCAGGTCGGTCCCTCCTGTGGTTCGCTGATTGGCACCGGGCTGATCGCGTTGGTGACCATGGCGATGTCGGCAGACGATTTCCAACAGTGGGGCTGGCGCATTCCGTTCCTGTTGAGCCTGGTGTTGGTGATCTTTGGCCTGTGGCTGCGCCGTGGGGTTGGGGAAACACCGGCGTTCCTGAAATTGGAAGCGTCGAAGGATGTTACCCATTCGCCGATCCGCGAGGTTTTCACCCAACACCCACGTTCGCTGCTGATCGCCGGTGGTTCGCGCATTGGCTCCGACGTGCTGTACGCGTTGGTGGTGGTATTTACCCTGACTTACGTGACCACGGTGCTGAACCTGCCACGGCCACTAGCGCTGACGGCCACCATGCTGGGGGCGATAGGCAACGCGATTACCGTACCGATGTTTGGCGCCTTATCCGATCGCTTAGGCCGCCGGCCAGTGTATATCGGCGGGGCACTGGCGGGGATAGTCTGGGCATTTGCCTTCTTCGTGTTGCTCGATAGCAGTCAGCCGGTGTTGATTTGTACCGCAGTAGTGATTGGCTTGCTGATCCATGCGGCGATGTTCGGCCCGCAGGCGGCCTTTATCACCGAACAGTTCCCGACCAAGGTGCGTTATGCTGGTTCTTCGCTGGCTTATACTCTGGCGGGGATCGTGGGAGGTGGCTTTGCGCCGTTGATCATTGCTTCGTTATTCACTTCTTTTGACAGCACGCTGGCGATATCGGCCTACGTTGTGCTGGCATTGCTAATTACCTTGTGGGCGTTGCTAGCTGCCCGGGAAACAGCGCATAAACCGTTGTAA
- a CDS encoding DUF4286 family protein has translation MTGSPNGMLFVATDVAAQDEADFNQWYDREHVEERVRVPGFLSGTRYQALQGGRKYLGLYKTASLASFTSQAYRNAFTQQTPWSVACLGKMRDPMRRVCTVEAVTGQGSGSHLSIITLALSEKDVLKNDVKHMGSVLAEQPGFVHSSLLLPNAELSSPLPQESRENRQLLPMVLIESSSAEAGQRLSELAYHTLKIPAGEAVHYALGWQLTSQELAL, from the coding sequence ATGACCGGTTCCCCGAACGGAATGCTGTTTGTTGCAACGGATGTCGCCGCGCAGGATGAGGCGGATTTCAATCAGTGGTACGACCGTGAACATGTAGAGGAGCGGGTGCGTGTTCCCGGTTTTCTCTCCGGTACGCGCTATCAGGCGCTACAGGGTGGGCGTAAATACCTTGGGCTGTATAAGACCGCCTCCCTGGCCAGTTTTACCTCCCAGGCCTATCGCAACGCTTTTACCCAACAGACGCCGTGGTCGGTTGCCTGCCTGGGCAAGATGCGCGATCCCATGCGCCGGGTCTGCACGGTTGAAGCCGTCACCGGCCAGGGCAGCGGTAGCCATCTGAGCATCATCACTCTGGCACTGAGTGAGAAGGATGTTCTGAAAAACGATGTTAAGCACATGGGTTCCGTGTTGGCTGAACAGCCGGGTTTTGTGCACAGCAGCCTACTGTTGCCAAACGCCGAGCTCAGTTCACCGCTTCCGCAAGAGTCGCGGGAAAATCGTCAGCTGTTACCTATGGTGTTGATCGAAAGTAGTAGCGCAGAGGCGGGGCAGCGCTTGAGTGAGCTGGCTTACCACACGTTGAAAATCCCTGCTGGCGAGGCGGTGCATTACGCACTTGGCTGGCAACTGACCTCACAGGAGCTGGCATTATGA
- a CDS encoding amidase produces the protein MAKLTLVQAAAGLASGEFTSRQLIADALAKIADPQGEGERTFTQVYADWAQQQALAADQRRAAGKSLSPLDGVPISIKDLFDVSGQVTTAGSRVLAGAAVAKKHAAIVERLLQAGAVVIGKTNMTEFAYSGLGINPHFGTPANPWDRANQRIPGGSSSGAAVAVADGMCCGAVGSDTGGSVRIPAAFCGLTGYKPTARRIASGGLLPLSPSLDSIGVIAHDVASCIALDAAIAEQALRPESPSLAQARFAVPQTLMLDGLDEEVAEAFQRALKRLAQAGARIEAIPCSEFAELAEINAAGGFTALESWHWHQSLIAENAEGYDPRVLSRIRRGQPLGESDLQQLRQLRASWQQRVTARVQGFDALLMPTAPLIAPTLAELAEDDEAYFGANGAALRNPSVINFLDGCALSLPCQRPGEAPVGLMVAGLPMHDQALLGWALAIERCLADA, from the coding sequence ATGGCTAAGTTAACGCTTGTGCAGGCCGCCGCCGGGTTGGCCAGTGGAGAGTTTACCTCTAGGCAGTTGATCGCCGATGCCTTGGCGAAAATCGCCGATCCGCAGGGGGAAGGGGAGCGAACTTTTACTCAGGTGTATGCCGATTGGGCACAACAGCAGGCGCTGGCGGCCGACCAACGTCGCGCGGCAGGCAAATCTTTGTCTCCATTGGATGGCGTGCCGATCTCAATCAAAGACCTGTTTGACGTGAGTGGACAGGTGACTACTGCCGGTTCTCGGGTGCTGGCTGGTGCTGCGGTGGCCAAGAAGCACGCTGCGATAGTGGAGCGTCTGTTGCAGGCGGGAGCTGTAGTGATCGGTAAAACCAACATGACCGAGTTTGCCTACTCCGGGCTGGGTATCAATCCGCATTTTGGCACTCCAGCTAACCCCTGGGATCGCGCTAACCAGCGTATACCCGGTGGCTCATCTTCCGGTGCGGCGGTCGCGGTAGCCGACGGTATGTGCTGCGGTGCCGTTGGCAGTGACACCGGGGGATCGGTACGTATTCCGGCCGCTTTCTGTGGATTGACCGGCTATAAGCCTACCGCCCGTCGAATTGCCAGCGGTGGACTGCTGCCGTTGTCGCCTTCGCTGGACTCAATCGGGGTGATTGCTCATGACGTTGCCAGCTGTATCGCACTGGATGCGGCAATCGCCGAACAAGCGCTACGGCCTGAGTCACCCTCCTTGGCGCAGGCACGTTTTGCCGTTCCGCAAACGCTAATGCTGGATGGGTTGGACGAAGAGGTTGCAGAGGCGTTTCAGCGTGCCTTGAAACGTTTGGCTCAGGCCGGTGCGCGGATTGAAGCTATCCCTTGCAGTGAATTTGCCGAATTGGCGGAGATCAACGCTGCGGGTGGTTTTACCGCACTGGAGTCTTGGCATTGGCACCAGTCGTTGATTGCTGAAAATGCCGAGGGTTATGACCCGCGAGTGCTGTCACGCATTCGTCGTGGCCAGCCGTTGGGCGAGAGCGATCTTCAGCAGCTACGGCAGTTGCGTGCCAGTTGGCAACAGCGGGTGACGGCCAGGGTGCAGGGCTTTGACGCCTTGTTGATGCCAACCGCGCCGCTGATAGCACCAACCCTTGCCGAACTGGCAGAGGACGACGAAGCCTACTTCGGTGCCAACGGTGCCGCGCTGCGTAATCCTTCCGTAATCAACTTCCTCGACGGCTGTGCGTTATCACTACCCTGCCAACGGCCAGGTGAGGCCCCCGTTGGCCTGATGGTGGCCGGATTACCCATGCATGACCAGGCGCTGCTGGGTTGGGCGCTGGCAATCGAACGTTGCCTTGCTGACGCGTGA
- a CDS encoding DUF2848 domain-containing protein, which produces MRLTFTLPETCSAKTLDADIDHLVIAGWTGRDYKAIQHHIQELAELGVPQPSSVPLFYRVAVNQLSQGECIEVIGEATSGEAEPLIFSHGGELYVSLASDHTDRQLEVHSVALSKQICVKPVARAAWPLHEVSDHWDSLILRSWIKENGAFQLYQQGTLASLRTPGDLLERYLSGQQLPESGMTLPQLPSDGLAMTCGTVAAIGGIRPSAEFRMELVDEVLGRTIAHSYRSIELPVVA; this is translated from the coding sequence ATGAGGCTGACCTTTACTTTACCAGAAACCTGTAGTGCCAAGACGCTGGATGCTGACATCGATCATCTGGTCATCGCTGGTTGGACCGGTCGTGATTATAAGGCAATTCAACATCATATCCAGGAGCTGGCCGAGCTGGGCGTCCCTCAACCCAGCAGCGTCCCGCTGTTTTACCGTGTGGCGGTTAATCAACTTAGCCAAGGCGAATGCATCGAAGTGATCGGCGAGGCGACCTCCGGCGAAGCGGAACCGCTGATTTTCAGCCATGGCGGCGAACTGTATGTCTCATTAGCGTCCGATCATACCGATCGTCAGTTGGAAGTACACAGCGTAGCACTGTCCAAGCAGATCTGCGTTAAACCGGTAGCGCGTGCTGCCTGGCCGTTACACGAAGTGAGCGATCACTGGGACTCCTTGATCTTGCGTTCATGGATAAAGGAAAACGGCGCGTTTCAGCTTTATCAGCAGGGGACTCTCGCCAGCCTGCGCACCCCCGGTGACTTGCTCGAACGCTATCTGAGCGGGCAGCAACTGCCAGAAAGTGGCATGACGCTCCCCCAGCTACCGAGTGACGGCTTGGCAATGACCTGCGGCACGGTGGCGGCGATCGGGGGGATCCGGCCATCAGCCGAGTTCCGTATGGAACTGGTGGATGAGGTGTTGGGGCGCACCATTGCCCATAGCTATCGCAGTATCGAACTGCCGGTGGTGGCGTGA
- a CDS encoding GntR family transcriptional regulator, whose amino-acid sequence MKTIDAEDRGFPVAEEAGLSLNEVAYRRFKQALVTLSYKPGEYLNTAQVMGELDMGRTPINQAIHRLANEGLLQVIPRKGVMVSPLSIDDALELIDVRLANEMLCMRLASAKITQPQVAALNALNQQIEAASLDRDRVRMMTLDHQFHQELAQIAGNNMLTDILSVLHARAQRFWASTLSREGHMQEVIDEHRAIISALAAQDSDAAASAAQAHILSFRSALLHEG is encoded by the coding sequence GTGAAGACCATTGACGCAGAAGATCGAGGGTTCCCGGTAGCAGAGGAAGCCGGTTTGTCACTTAATGAAGTGGCCTACCGCCGCTTCAAGCAGGCATTGGTGACGTTAAGTTACAAACCGGGTGAATACCTCAATACCGCGCAGGTAATGGGTGAACTGGATATGGGCAGGACACCGATCAATCAGGCGATCCACCGTCTGGCGAATGAGGGCTTGCTGCAGGTGATCCCGCGCAAAGGGGTGATGGTCTCGCCGCTGTCGATAGACGATGCGTTAGAGTTGATTGATGTCCGGCTGGCCAATGAAATGCTGTGTATGCGCCTGGCCAGTGCCAAGATCACCCAACCACAGGTTGCCGCACTGAACGCGCTGAATCAGCAGATTGAAGCCGCCAGCCTGGATCGTGACCGGGTACGGATGATGACGTTGGATCATCAATTCCATCAGGAGCTGGCGCAGATCGCCGGGAATAACATGTTGACGGATATTCTGAGCGTACTGCACGCCAGAGCCCAACGTTTCTGGGCCAGCACGCTGTCGCGGGAAGGGCATATGCAGGAAGTTATCGATGAACACCGGGCGATTATCAGCGCGTTGGCCGCACAGGACAGCGACGCCGCCGCCAGTGCTGCACAGGCGCACATCCTGTCATTCCGCAGTGCGCTGTTACACGAAGGCTGA
- the hda gene encoding DnaA inactivator Hda, which produces MNTPAQLSLPLYLPDDETFASFYPGENPSLLAAIQSAVRQEHGSYIYFWSREGGGRSHLLHAACAELSQRGEAVGYVPLDKRAYFVPEVLDGMEQLALVCIDNIECIAGDEEWEMAIFNLYNRILETGRTRLFITGDRPPRQLNLHLPDLASRLDWGQIYKLQPLSDEEKLQALQLRAKLRGFELPEDVGRFLLKRLDREMRTLFMTLDQLDRASITAQRKLTIPFVKEILGL; this is translated from the coding sequence CTGAATACGCCGGCACAGCTTTCACTGCCACTTTATCTACCCGATGATGAAACTTTTGCCAGTTTTTATCCGGGTGAGAACCCATCCTTATTAGCCGCGATCCAATCCGCAGTCCGTCAGGAGCATGGTAGCTACATCTATTTCTGGTCACGCGAAGGCGGGGGACGCAGCCATTTGCTGCATGCGGCCTGTGCCGAACTCTCGCAGCGTGGCGAAGCGGTAGGCTATGTGCCCTTGGATAAGCGGGCCTATTTTGTGCCCGAAGTGCTGGACGGCATGGAACAGCTGGCGTTGGTCTGCATCGATAACATCGAGTGCATTGCCGGTGATGAGGAATGGGAAATGGCGATTTTCAATCTCTATAACCGCATTCTGGAAACCGGCCGCACCCGCCTGTTTATCACTGGCGATCGTCCGCCGCGCCAGCTAAATCTGCATTTGCCGGATCTGGCCTCGCGCCTGGATTGGGGGCAGATCTACAAGTTACAGCCACTGTCGGACGAAGAGAAACTACAGGCGTTGCAGTTGCGCGCCAAACTGCGTGGTTTCGAACTGCCGGAAGACGTGGGCCGTTTCCTGCTCAAGCGTCTGGATCGTGAAATGCGCACGCTGTTTATGACGCTCGATCAGCTGGATCGCGCGTCGATCACGGCACAGCGCAAGCTGACCATTCCGTTTGTGAAGGAAATCCTGGGGTTGTAG
- a CDS encoding winged helix-turn-helix domain-containing protein translates to MVGYYLIDKKIVYNNDHGEIFNLNEPEVKVKLSNPAAKCLQKLIDADHQIVSPDELIDDIWGQKGVIVGTNTLYQHIYILRKHLCSLGLDKNIIKTTPRSGFNIPQEFTIEPFQDKVEYVKQEDHQEQHQQAEEKPALTINELPKKKPGFLKKRSIYSLVVVLTLIIASSIYIYNTKKPLEADYTLIGKYQNCDIYGENGRFTLLYIKSRIENHNIECNNEGNQSLYYFGNPAIKRESIFLCDNRIDGDARSNCKSYHWTGYEN, encoded by the coding sequence ATGGTTGGTTACTATTTGATAGATAAAAAGATAGTTTACAATAATGATCACGGGGAAATTTTCAACCTTAATGAGCCAGAAGTAAAAGTAAAGCTTTCTAACCCTGCGGCTAAATGTTTACAGAAACTCATTGATGCAGATCATCAAATTGTCTCGCCAGATGAGCTTATCGATGACATTTGGGGACAGAAAGGCGTCATCGTAGGCACTAATACCCTATATCAGCATATCTATATCCTGAGAAAACACCTTTGCTCACTGGGATTAGATAAAAACATTATTAAAACCACGCCGCGCTCCGGGTTCAATATCCCGCAAGAATTTACTATTGAGCCATTTCAGGATAAAGTTGAATACGTAAAACAAGAAGATCATCAAGAACAACATCAACAGGCGGAAGAAAAACCTGCATTAACAATCAATGAGTTACCCAAGAAAAAACCAGGTTTTCTAAAAAAACGCAGTATCTATTCTTTAGTGGTGGTTCTCACCCTCATTATTGCCTCATCAATTTACATTTATAACACCAAAAAACCTTTAGAAGCCGATTACACCTTAATAGGGAAGTATCAAAATTGTGATATTTATGGAGAGAATGGAAGATTCACCCTCTTATATATCAAATCAAGAATTGAAAATCACAACATAGAGTGTAATAACGAAGGAAACCAGTCTTTGTATTACTTTGGAAATCCTGCAATTAAACGAGAGTCAATTTTCTTATGTGACAACCGCATTGATGGTGATGCTAGAAGTAATTGTAAATCATATCATTGGACTGGCTATGAAAACTAA
- the uraA gene encoding uracil permease, giving the protein MTRRAIGVSERPPLFQTIPLSFQHLFAMFGATVLVPILFKINPATVLLFNGVGTLLYLFICKGKIPAYLGSSFAFISPVLLLLPLGYEVALGGFIMCGVLFCLVALIVKKAGTGWLDVMFPPAAMGAIVAVIGLELAGVAANMAGLLPAEGTSADSTTITISLVTLGVTVLGSVLFRGFLAIIPILIGVLVGYALSFFMGVVDLTPIRDAHWFALPTFYTPRFEWFAIFTILPAALVVIAEHVGHLVVTANIVKKDLLRDPGLHRSMFANGISTVISGFFGSTPNTTYGENIGVMAITKVYSTWVIGGAAILAILLSCVGKLAAAIQVVPVPVMGGVSLLLYGVIGASGIRVLIESKVDYNKAQNLILTSVILIIGVSGAKVHIGAAELKGMALATIVGVGLSLLFKLISLYRKEEEVIDVPEERLDQK; this is encoded by the coding sequence ATGACCCGTCGCGCCATCGGCGTTAGTGAACGCCCGCCGCTGTTCCAGACCATCCCACTCAGCTTCCAGCATCTGTTTGCCATGTTCGGGGCCACCGTGCTGGTGCCGATCCTGTTCAAGATCAACCCGGCGACGGTGCTGTTGTTCAACGGCGTGGGAACATTGCTGTATCTGTTTATCTGTAAGGGCAAGATACCCGCCTATCTGGGCTCCAGCTTTGCGTTTATTTCACCGGTGTTGCTGCTGTTGCCGCTGGGGTATGAGGTTGCACTGGGTGGTTTTATCATGTGTGGCGTGCTGTTCTGCCTGGTCGCGCTGATCGTCAAGAAGGCCGGAACCGGATGGCTGGACGTGATGTTTCCGCCTGCGGCAATGGGCGCAATCGTTGCCGTTATCGGTTTGGAACTGGCAGGCGTGGCGGCCAACATGGCCGGATTGTTACCGGCGGAAGGTACCTCCGCAGACAGCACGACCATCACTATTTCACTGGTGACGCTGGGTGTTACCGTATTGGGCTCGGTGCTGTTCCGCGGCTTCCTGGCGATTATCCCGATCCTGATCGGGGTGTTGGTAGGCTATGCGCTGTCGTTCTTTATGGGCGTGGTGGATCTGACGCCAATCCGTGACGCGCACTGGTTTGCCTTGCCGACCTTCTACACGCCACGCTTTGAGTGGTTTGCCATCTTCACCATTCTGCCTGCGGCATTGGTGGTGATTGCCGAGCACGTTGGTCACCTGGTAGTCACGGCGAATATCGTCAAGAAGGACCTGCTGCGCGATCCGGGCCTGCACCGCTCAATGTTCGCCAACGGCATTTCCACCGTGATCTCCGGCTTCTTCGGCTCTACGCCTAACACCACCTATGGTGAGAACATTGGTGTCATGGCCATCACCAAGGTTTACAGCACCTGGGTGATCGGCGGAGCGGCAATTCTGGCCATTCTGCTTTCCTGCGTAGGCAAGCTGGCGGCGGCGATCCAGGTGGTACCGGTGCCGGTGATGGGCGGTGTTTCTCTGTTGCTGTATGGCGTGATTGGCGCTTCGGGTATCCGCGTATTGATTGAATCCAAGGTGGATTACAACAAGGCGCAGAACCTGATCCTGACCTCGGTGATCCTGATTATCGGCGTTAGCGGCGCGAAAGTGCATATCGGTGCGGCGGAGTTGAAAGGTATGGCATTGGCGACCATCGTCGGCGTCGGCCTGAGCTTGCTGTTCAAACTGATCAGCCTGTACCGCAAGGAAGAAGAAGTGATTGATGTGCCAGAAGAGCGACTGGACCAAAAATAA
- the upp gene encoding uracil phosphoribosyltransferase yields the protein MKIVEVKHPLVKHKLGLMREHDISTKRFRELASEVGSLLTYEATADLVTEKVTIEGWCGPVEVEQIKGKKITVVPILRAGLGMMEGVLEHVPSARISVVGVYRDEETLEPVPYFQKLVSNIDERMALVVDPMLATGGSMIATIDLLKKAGCSSIKVLVLVAAPEGIAALEKAHPDVELYTASIDQCLNDKGYIVPGLGDAGDKIFGTK from the coding sequence ATGAAGATCGTTGAGGTGAAACACCCGCTGGTTAAGCACAAGCTTGGTCTGATGCGCGAACATGATATCAGCACCAAACGCTTTCGTGAGCTGGCTTCTGAAGTGGGTAGTTTGCTGACCTATGAAGCGACCGCCGATCTGGTAACCGAGAAAGTTACCATCGAAGGCTGGTGTGGGCCGGTTGAAGTTGAGCAGATTAAAGGGAAAAAAATTACCGTAGTGCCAATCCTGCGTGCCGGTCTGGGCATGATGGAAGGGGTACTGGAGCACGTACCGAGTGCTCGTATCAGCGTGGTTGGGGTTTATCGTGATGAAGAAACCCTGGAGCCGGTCCCATATTTCCAGAAACTGGTTTCCAACATTGACGAGCGTATGGCGCTGGTGGTTGACCCAATGCTGGCTACCGGTGGTTCGATGATCGCAACCATCGACCTGCTGAAGAAAGCCGGTTGTAGCAGCATCAAGGTGCTGGTACTGGTCGCTGCTCCTGAAGGGATCGCCGCGCTGGAGAAAGCGCATCCGGATGTTGAGCTGTATACCGCGTCGATCGATCAATGCCTGAATGACAAAGGGTACATCGTGCCTGGCCTGGGTGATGCAGGCGATAAGATATTTGGTACCAAATAA
- the purM gene encoding phosphoribosylformylglycinamidine cyclo-ligase, translated as MTDKTSLSYKDAGVDIDAGNALVDRIKGVVKQTRRPEVMGGLGGFGALCALPQKYREPILVSGTDGVGTKLRLAMDLKRHDTIGIDLVAMCVNDLVVQGAEPLFFLDYFATGKLDVDTAASVITGIAEGCKQSGCALVGGETAEMPGMYHGEDYDVAGFCVGVVEKSEIIDGSKVQSGDALIALGASGPHSNGYSLVRKILEVSKTDPTTTDLAGKPLADHLLEPTKIYVKSVLELIEKVEVHAIAHLTGGGFWENIPRVLPEGMQAVIDESSWQWPAVFSWLQQAGNVSRHEMYRTFNCGVGMVIALPQESVEKAIAILTAAGEKAWQIGKLTASSDEQQVVIQ; from the coding sequence GTGACCGACAAAACCTCTCTCAGCTATAAAGACGCAGGTGTCGATATCGATGCTGGCAACGCATTGGTAGACCGCATCAAAGGTGTAGTGAAACAGACCCGCCGCCCGGAAGTCATGGGTGGGCTGGGCGGTTTTGGCGCCCTGTGCGCGTTGCCGCAGAAATACCGCGAGCCGATACTGGTTTCCGGCACCGACGGCGTGGGTACCAAGCTGCGTCTGGCAATGGATTTAAAACGCCACGACACCATCGGTATCGATCTGGTGGCGATGTGCGTTAACGATCTGGTGGTTCAGGGCGCCGAGCCATTGTTCTTCCTCGATTACTTCGCTACCGGCAAGCTGGATGTGGATACCGCCGCCAGCGTGATCACCGGGATTGCCGAAGGGTGTAAACAGTCCGGCTGTGCGTTAGTCGGTGGCGAGACCGCGGAAATGCCCGGCATGTACCACGGTGAAGACTATGACGTCGCAGGTTTCTGCGTGGGCGTGGTTGAGAAATCAGAAATCATCGACGGCAGCAAAGTACAGTCTGGTGATGCGCTGATCGCTCTGGGCGCTTCAGGCCCGCATTCCAACGGTTATTCGCTGGTGCGCAAAATCCTGGAAGTGAGCAAAACCGACCCCACCACCACTGATCTGGCAGGCAAACCGCTGGCAGACCATCTGCTCGAGCCGACCAAGATTTACGTCAAATCGGTACTGGAATTGATCGAGAAAGTGGAAGTGCACGCGATTGCTCACCTGACCGGCGGCGGCTTCTGGGAAAACATCCCACGCGTATTGCCAGAAGGGATGCAGGCGGTGATCGACGAGTCGAGCTGGCAGTGGCCTGCCGTGTTTAGCTGGTTGCAGCAGGCGGGCAACGTGAGCCGTCATGAAATGTACCGTACCTTTAACTGCGGTGTCGGTATGGTGATTGCGCTGCCACAGGAGTCGGTAGAAAAAGCCATCGCAATATTGACCGCCGCGGGTGAAAAAGCCTGGCAGATTGGTAAACTGACCGCTTCTTCTGACGAACAACAAGTGGTCATCCAGTGA
- the purN gene encoding phosphoribosylglycinamide formyltransferase, with the protein MKKIVVLVSGQGSNLQALIDACQQGRIAATIVAVFSNNAQAYGLQRAEEAGIAAQALDAKDFADREAFDAALAQAIDQYQPDLVVLAGYMRILSNAFVQHYAGRMLNIHPSLLPKYPGLHTHRQAIDNGDAEHGTSVHFVTEQLDGGPVILQAKVPIFPGDEEDEVIERVQTQEHTLYPLVVSWFIEGRLAMRDNAAWLDGERLSAQGYAAD; encoded by the coding sequence ATGAAAAAGATTGTGGTGTTGGTCTCCGGCCAGGGGAGTAATCTCCAGGCGCTGATCGACGCCTGCCAACAGGGCCGGATCGCCGCCACTATCGTGGCGGTATTCAGCAATAACGCGCAGGCATATGGCCTGCAGCGTGCCGAGGAAGCTGGCATTGCCGCTCAAGCGCTGGATGCCAAAGACTTTGCCGATCGCGAAGCCTTTGACGCCGCGCTGGCGCAAGCTATCGACCAATACCAACCCGATTTGGTGGTGTTGGCCGGTTATATGCGCATTCTCAGCAACGCCTTTGTGCAGCACTATGCCGGGCGTATGCTGAATATCCACCCTTCCCTGCTGCCGAAATACCCCGGGTTGCATACCCATCGCCAGGCTATCGACAACGGCGACGCCGAACATGGCACTTCGGTGCATTTCGTCACGGAGCAGCTCGACGGTGGCCCGGTGATCCTGCAAGCCAAAGTGCCGATCTTCCCCGGTGACGAGGAAGATGAGGTCATTGAGCGTGTGCAGACCCAGGAACACACCCTATACCCGCTGGTGGTGAGCTGGTTTATCGAAGGGCGGCTGGCAATGCGCGATAACGCTGCCTGGCTGGATGGTGAACGCCTGTCAGCACAAGGTTATGCCGCCGACTGA
- the speG gene encoding spermidine N1-acetyltransferase has translation MSSTTNVRLRPLEREDLAFVHQMDNNASVMRYWFEEPYEAFVELSDLYDKHIHDQSERRFIIEHEGAKVGLVELVEIDHIHRRAEFQIIIDPAHQGKGYASTAAKLAMDYGFSVLNLYKLYLIVDKENPKAIHIYSKLGFEVEGELIDEFFVSGAYRTVLRMCIFQPQYLAKFKTAQSGDKPLMK, from the coding sequence ATGTCGAGCACCACCAACGTCAGGCTACGCCCGCTGGAGCGGGAAGATCTGGCGTTTGTTCACCAGATGGATAACAACGCCAGCGTCATGCGCTACTGGTTCGAAGAACCTTATGAAGCCTTTGTCGAGCTTTCCGATCTGTACGATAAACACATTCACGACCAGAGCGAACGGCGTTTTATCATCGAGCATGAAGGAGCCAAGGTCGGGCTGGTTGAACTGGTAGAGATCGACCATATCCACCGCCGTGCCGAATTCCAGATCATCATCGATCCGGCTCATCAAGGCAAAGGCTACGCCAGCACCGCAGCCAAGCTGGCGATGGACTACGGCTTCTCGGTACTTAACCTGTATAAGCTGTATTTGATCGTCGATAAAGAAAACCCGAAGGCGATCCATATTTACAGCAAGCTGGGCTTTGAGGTCGAAGGCGAACTGATTGACGAATTCTTCGTTAGCGGCGCATACCGCACCGTGCTGCGCATGTGCATCTTCCAGCCACAGTATTTAGCGAAGTTCAAGACTGCCCAGTCTGGTGATAAGCCTCTGATGAAGTAA